One window from the genome of Oryctolagus cuniculus chromosome 1, mOryCun1.1, whole genome shotgun sequence encodes:
- the ARHGAP32 gene encoding rho GTPase-activating protein 32 isoform X5: MKSRPTKQKLKQRGILKERVFGCDLGEHLLNSGFEVPQVLQSCTAFIERYGIVDGIYRLSGVASNIQRLRHEFDSEHVPDLTKEPYVQDIHSVGSLCKLYFRELPNPLLTYQLYEKFSDAVSAATDEERLIKIHDVIQQLPPPHYRTLEFLMRHLSLLADYCSITNMHAKNLAIVWAPNLLRSKQIESACFSGTAAFMEVRIQSVVVEFILNHVDVLFSGKISAVMQEGAASLSRPKSLLVSSPSTKLLTLEEAQARTQAQVNSPIVTENKYIEVGEGPAALQGKFHTIIEFPLERKRPQTKMKKSPVGSWRSFFNLGKSSSVSKRKLQRNESEPSEMKAMALKGGRAEGALRSAKSEESLTSLHAVDGDSKLFRPRRPRSSSDALSASFNGEMLGNRCNSYDNLPHDNESEEEEVGLLHIPALVSPHSAEDVDLSPPDIGVASLDFDPMSFQCSPPKPESECLESSISFLDSLGYSKDKSCASKKDGEAGGSQSQTPGSTASSEPVSPLQEKLSPFFTLDLSPTEEKPSKPSSFTEKVVYAFSPKLGRKLSKSPSMNISEPVAVTLPPLVSEVIGAVSNPAAQNTSSPTWDRSVEESDVTNRSPTQIVKMKTSEREAQEGCESDVQPLGQAAAEEIELPGKEEQSVSSSQSKAVAAGQTQTGAVTHDPPQDSVPVSSVSLIPPPPPPKNVARMLALALAESAQQASTQSLKRPGISQTGYTNYGDIAVAAAEDAFPSSYSSVALDKAYFQADRSADQSQLQGHVPGDCDVPPQESAAGEEPPSSTAEPGEQLHQVHIAGEQPQRSHVSGAPEKARVTLVVPDSERCDDHTSFPEEQSGKTSVPTVSFADQQQPPACFYSGDQPPPFLGASVDKTHHPLEPADKAPTPSDLPRDITYPPSRTPEDNTSIAPVAYMTTTPAAAEISPREANWDVVEQSTAAGFAATGFTAATLQRTQRTNRPLPPPPSQRSTEQLPVAGQVQAAAGIGLSNSHKVQGIVPAPERPPEPRALDEPTPVFVSDGSTAAQCPMATAALQPGLPEKVRDSARAPLLHLRAESVPVHSCGFAAPVPPARTAESKLAAVMHSNSADATSSPNYHSFVTSSSASVDDGMPLPPPVLQPKHAAQKIVYSSSFARPDVTTEPFGPENCLHFSMTPNCQYRPQSVPPHHNKVEQHQVYGARSEPPASVGPRYNTYVAPGRNASVHHSKPCSRVEYVSSSSVRSTCYPEDIPPYPTIRRVQSLHAPPSSMIRSVPISRTEVPPDDEPAYCPRPLYQYKPYQSSQARSDYHVTQLQPYFENGRVHYRYSPYSSSAAGSYYSPDGALCDVDAYSTVQLRPLHRLPTRDFAFYNPRLQGKSLYGYAGLPPRPRANMTGYFSSNDHHVVNMPPAADVKHTYASWDLEDMEKYRMQSIRRESRARQKVKGPVMSQYDNMTPAVQDDLGGIYVIHLRSKSDPGKTGLLSVAEGKEGRRPAKVISPEGDDRFYRKHTEPELDRTHSHAGYGSAQGEKPSLPQKQSSLRSRKLHDMGCSLPEHRAHQEASHRQLCESKNGAPFLQGAGQLDYGPKGIPDTSEPGSYHNSAGKHGPPGPESLRLNHKEVRLPKELERPRARQPPASEKHPRDCYKEEEHFTQSTVPPPKPERSHSLKLHHTQNVERDPSVLYPYQTHGKRQSNMTVMSQYDNLEDYHSLPQHQRGGFGGGGLGTYVPPGFPHPQSRTYATALGQGAFLPTELALQHPETQVHAE, translated from the exons TGCCCCAGGTTCTTCAAAGCTGCACAGCATTCATTGAGAGATATGGCATCGTGGATGGAATATATCGTCTCTCTGGCGTTGCCTCCAATATCCAGAGACTACG TCATGAATTTGACTCTGAGCATGTCCCCGACCTGACAAAAGAGCCATATGTCCAAGACATCCACTCTGTGGGCTCTCTCTGCAAGCTGTACTTCCGAGAGCTCCCAAACCCTCTGCTCACCTACCAGCTGTATGAGAAATTTTCT GATGCCGTTTCTGCAGCAACAGATGAAGAAAGGCTGATAAAAATTCATGATGTCATCCAGCAGCTCCCCCCGCCACACTACAG AACACTGGAGTTCCTGATGAGACATTTGTCTCTTCTGGCTGACTACTGCTCCATCACAAATATGCATGCCAAAAACCTAGCAATTGTTTGGGCTCCAAACTTGCTAAG GTCGAAGCAGATAGAATCTGCCTGCTTCAGCGGAACAGCGGCCTTCATGGAAGTGAGGATTCAGTCTGTGGTTGTTGAGTTCATCCTCAATCACGTGGATGTGCTCTTCAGTGGCAAAATCAGTGCAGtcatgcaggaaggggcag CTTCTCTATCAAGGCCCAAGTCCCTGCTGGTGTCCTCCCCGTCCACTAAGCTGTTGACATTGGAGGAAGCCCAGGCGCGGACACAAGCTCAGGTCAATTCTCCAATTGTgactgaaaataaatacattgaagTTGGAGAAGGACCTGCAGCACTTCAGGGAAAATTTCATACCATAATTGAGTTCCCACTGGAAAG AAAGAGGCCTCAAACCAAGATGAAGAAGTCTCCCGTTGGCAGTTGGCGCTCCTTTTTCAACCTGGGGAAGTCGTCTTCCGTTTCTAAGCGGAAGTTGCAGCGCAATGAGAGCGAGCCTTCAGAGATGAAAGCTATGGCCCTGAAAG GTggcagggcagagggagccctCCGTTCAGCTAAAAGTGAGGAATCTCTTACTTCTCTCCATGCAGTTGATG GTGACTCCAAGCTCTTCCGACCCAGAAGACCCAGATCCAGCAGTGacgctctgtctgcctcttttaACGGAGAGATGCTGGGGAACCGCTGCAATTCCTATGACAATCTGCCGCACGACAAtgagagtgaggaggaggaggtcgGGCTGCTCCACATTCCAGCCCTGGTGTCTCCTCATTCAGCCGAGGATGTTGACTTGAGCCCCCCGGACATCGGAGTAGCCAGCTTGGATTTTGACCCAATGTCCTTCCAGTGTAGTCCTCCCAAGCCTGAATCAGAATGTCTGGAGAGCAGTATTTCCTTTTTAGATTCACTAGGATACTCCAAGGATAAGTCCTGTGCCAGTAAAAAGGATGGAGAAGCAGGTGGTAGCCAGTCTCAGACGCCCGGAAGCACTGCAAGCTCTGAACCTGTCTCTCCTCTTCAGGAGAAGCTGAGTCCGTTCTTTACTCTGGACTTGAGCCCAACTGAAGAGAAGCCCTCCAAGCCATCCTCGTTTACAGAAAAGGTTGTCTACGCTTTCTCTCCAAAGCTGGGAAGGAAATTAAGCAAATCACCTTCTATGAACATATCTGAGCCAGTTGCagtgacccttccacctctggtGTCAGAAGTCATTGGTGCAGTCTCAAATCCTGCAGCTCAGAACACATCGTCTCCGACCTGGGACAGAAGTGTTGAAGAAAGTGATGTCACAAATAGATCCCCCACCCAGATAGTAAAGATGAAAACAAGTGAGAGGGAGGCCCAAGAAGGATGCGAATCTGACGTCCAGCCCCTGGGCCAGGCGGCTGCTGAAGAAATAGAGTTGCCAGGGAAGGAGGAGCAGTCTGTCTCCAGCAGTCAGAGCAAGGCTGTGGCTGCTGGACAGACTCAGACAG GAGCAGTTACCCATGACCCCCCTCAGGATTCCGTTCCTGTCAGTTCAGTCTCTCTtatcccaccaccaccacctccgaAAAATGTCGCCCGAATGTTGGCGCTAGCATTAGCTGAGTCTGCACAGCAAGCTTCAACGCAGTCACTGAAGAGACCCGGGATTTCCCAGACTGGCTACACAAATTACGGAGACATTGCAGTGGCTGCAGCTGAAGACGCCTTTCCCAGTTCCTACTCCAGCGTTGCTCTAGATAAAGCCTATTTCCAAGCGGATCGATCAGCAGATCAGTCCCAGCTGCAGGGCCATGTGCCAGGGGACTGCGACGTGCCTCCCCAGGAGTCTGCAGCTGGTGAGGAGCCTCCTTCCAGCACAGCTGAGCCTGGGGAGCAGCTCCACCAGGTACACATAGCAGGGGAGCAGCCACAGCGATCCCATGTGTCTGGGGCCCCAGAAAAGGCCAGAGTCACTTTGGTTGTACCAGACTCAGAGCGGTGTGACGATCACACGAGTTTCCCTGAAGAACAGTCAGGGAAGACCAGTGTGCCGACTGTCTCCTTCGCAGATCAGCAACAGCCTCCAGCCTGTTTCTACAGCGGGGATCAGCCTCCTCCTTTTCTCGGTGCAAGCGTGGATAAGACCCATCACCCTTTAGAACCTGCAGACAAAGCTCCCACACCTTCTGATTTGCCTAGGGACATAACCTACCCTCCTTCCAGGACCCCCGAAGATAATACCAGCATAGCCCCCGTGGCTTACATGACAACCACTCCAGCAGCAGCTGAAATAAGCCCCAGAGAAGCCAACTGGGATGTGGTTGAACAGTCCACTGCTGCTGGCTTTGCTGCCACTGGCTTTACTGCTGCAACCCTCCAGCGCACACAGAGAACTAACCggccccttcccccacctccctcccagagGTCAACAGAGCAGCTACCTGTCGCGGGGCAAGTACAAGCAGCAGCCGGTATAGGATTAAGTAACTCTCACAAG GTTCAAGGTATAGTTCCAGCTCCAGAGAGGCCACCTGAACCCCGAGCTCTGGATGAGCCTACACCTGTCTTTGTCAGTGATGGTAGTACTGCTGCCCAGTGTCCCATGGCTACCGCTGCTCTCCAGCCAGGCCTGCCTGAGAAAGTGCGGGACAGCGCCAGGGCCCCACTGCTGCACCTGCGAGCCGAGTCTGTCCCCGTGCACTCCTGTGGCTTTGCTGCACCCGTACCCCCTGCCAGGACGGCAGAGAGTAAGCTCGCTGCTGTCATGCACTCCAACAGTGCTGATGCCACCAGCAGTCCAAATTACCACTCCTTTGTCACTTCTTCATCGGCCTCTGTAGATGACGGGATGCCTTTGCCACCTCCTGTGCTACAGCCTAAGCATGCTGCTCAGAAAATAGTGTACTCCTCCTCCTTCGCTAGGCCTGATGTCACCACCGAACCCTTTGGTCCGGAAAACTGTTTGCATTTCAGTATGACTCCAAACTGCCAGTACCGTCCCCAGAGTGTACCTCCACATCACAATAAAGTGGAGCAACACCAAGTGTATGGTGCCAGATCAGAGCCACCAGCCTCTGTGGGGCCTCGTTACAACACCTATGTGGCCCCAGGAAGAAACGCATCTGTACACCACTCCAAGCCATGCAGCCGGGTCGAGTATGTGTCGAGCTCTTCTGTTAGGAGTACTTGTTACCCTGAAGATATTCCACCATACCCTACCATCCGGAGGGTCCAGTCTCTCCACGCACCCCCATCTTCCATGATTCGCTCTGTTCCCATTTCACGGACAGAGGTTCCCCCAGATGATGAGCCAGCCTACTGCCCCAGACCCCTGTACCAGTATAAGCCATACCAGTCTTCCCAGGCCCGCTCAGATTATCACGTAACTCAGCTTCAGCCTTACTTTGAGAACGGACGGGTCCACTACCGGTATAGCCCCTATTCCAGTTCTGCTGCTGGCTCCTACTACAGTCCAGACGGGGCCCTGTGTGATGTGGATGCCTACAGCACAGTGCAGCTGAGACCCCTCCACCGCCTACCCACTCGCGATTTTGCTTTCTACAATCCTAGGCTGCAAGGGAAGAGCCTGTACGGTTATGCTGGGTTGCCTCCTCGTCCACGGGCCAACATGACCGGCTATTTCTCCAGCAATGACCATCATGTAGTCAACATGCCGCCAGCTGCTGATGTAAAGCACACCTATGCCTCTTGGGATCTTGAAGACATGGAAAAGTACCGCATGCAGTCCATCCGGAGAGAGAGCCGTGCTCGGCAGAAGGTGAAAGGGCCTGTCATGTCGCAGTATGATAACATGACTCCAGCTGTGCAAGATGACCTGGGTGGGATCTACGTCATCCATCTGCGCAGCAAGTCAgatcctgggaaaactggacttcTTTCGGTggcagagggcaaggaggggcGGCGCCCAGCCAAGGTCATCAGTCCCGAGGGAGATGACCGCTtctacaggaagcacacagagccagagttagacagaacCCACAGCCACGCAGGCTATGGCAGCGCGCAGGGAGAGAAACCCTCTCTcccacagaagcagagcagcctgaggAGCAGGAAGCTTCACGACATGGGTTGCAGCCTCCCTGAGCACAGGGCACATCAGGAAGCAAGCCACAGGCAGTTATGTGAGTCGAAAAATGGGGCTCCtttcctgcagggagctggacagttAGATTACGGGCCCAAAGGAATTCCAGACACGTCGGAGCCAGGGAGCTACCATAACTCTGCAGGGAAACATGGCCCACCCGGTCCGGAGTCTCTGAGACTGAACCACAAGGAGGTGAGGCTTCCCAAAGAGCTGGAGCGGCCTCGAGCCAGGCAGCCTCCGGCCTCAGAGAAACACCCCAGAGACTGCTACAAGGAGGAAGAGCACTTCACGCAGTCCACGGTCCCACCTCCTAAACCCGAGAGGAGTCACAGCCTCAAACTCCATCACACCCAGAACGTGGAGAGGGACCCCAGTGTGCTGTACCCATACCAAACACATGGCAAGCGCCAGAGCAATATGACTGTCATGTCCCAGTATGACAACCTGGAGGATTACCACTCCCTGCCTCAGCACCAGAGGGGGGGCTTTGGAGGGGGAGGTCTGGGGACGTACGTGCCCCCTGGCTTTCCCCATCCACAGAGCAGGACATATGCGACAGCTTTGGGCCAGGGGGCCTTCCTGCCCACAGAGCTGGCCTTGCAGCATCCTGAAACACAGGTCCACGCAGAATGA